A genomic segment from Acyrthosiphon pisum isolate AL4f chromosome A3, pea_aphid_22Mar2018_4r6ur, whole genome shotgun sequence encodes:
- the LOC100161689 gene encoding syntaxin-17, which translates to MAESSSLWTTKQRIRHLDLPIKNFVENAIPYQVETLKTLKSNLAKQRRLENRSSMRQLQMKASQSIRRARALLREMETLRNQVADVDLQTFDNSMNPSKQLILEAIDMFRNEDLNEYKSSAVPEETYKDNTEQLEIENQKRMFLISIEEEKQKQEKMLAIESDVKNVEKDIQGIQDLFRDLSKLVNEQKEDVEKIDAHVETTHENVIQAEQSLRKAAKLKKMSYPLIGAVVGSCVGGPLGCLAGAKVGVFATVTCFVLGFTGGKVLKDKSNAVEETENTTNDLVNQTVKSHTE; encoded by the exons ATGGCCGAGAGTTCGAGCCTGTGGACGACCAAGCAAAGGATTCGTCATTTAGATCTACCGATTAAAAACTTTGTCGAGAACGCGATTCCTTACCAAGTGGAGACACTGAAAACGTTAAAATCCAATCTTGCCAAG CAAAGACGTTTAGAAAATCGTAGCAGTATGCGTCAATTACAAATGAAAGCCTCACAATCCATCAGACGCGCAAGAGCATTACTCAGGGAGATGGAAACCTTAAGAAATCAGGTTGCTGATGTCGATCTGCAGACCTTTGACAACTCGATGAATCCAAGCAAACAATTGATATTGGAAGCTATTGATATGTttagaa ATGAAGatttaaatgaatacaaatCTAGTGCTGTACCAGAAGAAACTTATAAAGACAACACTGAACAATTAGAAATAGAAAATCAAAAACGCAtgtttttaatatctattgaagaagaaaaacaaaaacaggAAAAAATGTTAGCAATTGAATCcgatgttaaaaatgttgagaAAGACATACAAGGCATTCAAGATCTGTTTCGAGATCTcagtaaattagtaaat gAACAAAAAGAAGATGTCGAAAAAATTGATGCTCATGTTGAGACAACACATGAAAATGTGATTCAAGCAGAACAGTCATTACGCAAAGCAGCCAAATTGAAGAAAATGTCTTATCCGCTTATTGGAGCTGTGGTTGGGTCTTGTGTTGGAGGTCCATTAGGATGTTTGGCTGGTGCTAAAGTTGGAGTATTTGCCACTGTTACTTGCTTTGTACTag GATTTACTGGCGGTAAAGTACTGAAGGACAAATCTAATGCTGTGGAAGAAACAGAAAACACAACCAATGATTTAGTTAATCAAACAGTAAAATCACATACTGAATGA
- the LOC100163708 gene encoding cell growth regulator with RING finger domain protein 1, with translation MPPNSVVKTSLIVGGLTFLGFMAGGRLGSMFGAVIGTVVCSMLNIDEPPTGFQDPRPRDENPRFTPYPRPSNTNRNNKNKVNKSKNEPCELSKCSICLEPFKASIVLLPCSHMCFCDECFEKVKKKRVTNCPICRENIDDFMDVYPS, from the exons ATGCCACCCAATTCCGTTGTAAAAACATCCCTAATTGTTGGTGGATTAACATTTCTGGGTTTTATGGCTGGAGGAAGACTTGGTTCTATGTTTG gaGCAGTTATTGGAACAGTTGTTTGTTCAATGTTAAACATAGACGAACCACCAACAGGATTTCAAGACCCTCGGCCTCGAGATGAAAATCCTCGCTTTACACCTTATCCCCGTCCAAGCAATACAAAtcggaataataaaaataaagtcaataaatctaaaa atGAACCGTGTGAACtatcaaaatgttcaatatgtCTTGAACCGTTTAAAGcttcaattgtattattaccaTGTTCACATATGTGTTTTTGTGATGAATGTtttgaaaaagtgaaaaaaaaaagggttaCTAATTGTCCAATTTGCAGAGaaaatattgatgattttaTGGATGTGTATCCTTCATAA